One region of Vitis vinifera cultivar Pinot Noir 40024 chromosome 1, ASM3070453v1 genomic DNA includes:
- the LOC100265455 gene encoding glutathione S-transferase U10, which translates to MEKQSEVKLFGTWSSGYCTRIKLALKLKGIPYEYVEEDLSNKSDLLIHHNPVHKKVPVLVHNGKAIAESLVILEYIDEHWNHTPKLLPEDPYEKAKVRFWANFYDQKFKPSIYNIMTSKGKEQEKAIEDSREVLKVFEEGRERDFPAKSPFLNGGPLGFLDIVVGSSACNYKAMNEVVGVVVDPKKNPAFCYWMTAMKDCPLMKETLPPHDRLVAKMRSKFSLQPPKT; encoded by the exons ATGGAGAAGCAAAGTGAAGTGAAGTTGTTTGGGACATGGTCTAGTGGCTACTGCACCAGAATTAAGTTAGCTCTCAAACTCAAGGGCATACCCTACGAGTACGTAGAAGAAGACCTATCTAACAAGAGCGACTTGCTGATTCACCACAATCCTGTCCACAAGAAGGTGCCCGTACTCGTCCACAATGGGAAAGCCATTGCAGAATCGCTTGTCATCCTTGAATACATTGATGAGCACTGGAACCACACTCCCAAATTGTTGCCGGAGGATCCATATGAGAAAGCCAAAGTTAGATTCTGGGCCAACTTTTATGATCAGAAG TTTAAGCCAAGTATCTACAACATCATGACTTCCAAAGGCAAAGAGCAAGAAAAAGCCATAGAGGACTCCCGTGAGGTGCTTAAGGTGTTTGAAGAAGGCAGAGAGAGAGATTTCCCAGCAAAATCTCCATTCTTGAATGGAGGCCCCTTGGGATTCCTCGATATTGTGGTGGGATCAAGTGCTTGCAATTACAAAGCTATGAATGAGGTAGTTGGTGTGGTTGTCGACCCCAAAAAGAACCCTGCATTTTGCTATTGGATGACTGCGATGAAAGACTGCCCACTGATGAAGGAGACCCTCCCACCTCATGATCGCCTGGTTGCCAAGATGAGATCCAAATTCTCTCTGCAGCCACCTAAAACTTGA
- the LOC100263691 gene encoding glutathione S-transferase U10: MHPNTRSTTAIEGGRESMEKQSEVKLFGTWASVYCTRIELALKLKGIPYEYVEEDLPNKSDLLIHHNPVHKKVPVLVHNGKAIAESLVILEYIDEHWNHTPKLLPADPYERAKVRFWANFYDQKFGPSIYNIMTSKGKEQEKAIEDSLEVLKVFEEGIERDFPAKSPFLNGGTLGFLDIVVGSSSCNFKAFNEVFAVVFDPEKNPAFCSWVTAMKECPLMKETLPPHDRLVAKISKLFLQPPKA; encoded by the exons ATGCATCCAAATACAAGAAGCACCACAGCAATAGAGGGAGGAAGAGAATCAATGGAGAAGCAAAGTGAAGTGAAGTTGTTTGGGACATGGGCTAGTGTCTACTGCACCAGAATTGAGTTGGCTCTCAAACTCAAGGGCATACCCTACGAGTATGTAGAGGAAGACTTACCTAACAAGAGCGACTTGCTAATTCACCACAATCCTGTGCACAAGAAGGTCCCTGTGCTCGTCCACAACGGGAAAGCCATTGCAGAATCGCTTGTCATCCTTGAATACATTGATGAGCACTGGAACCACACTCCCAAATTGTTGCCAGCGGATCCATATGAGAGAGCCAAAGTTAGATTCTGGGCCAACTTTTATGATCAGAAG TTTGGTCCAAGTATTTACAACATCATGACTTCCAAAGGCAAAGAGCAAGAAAAAGCCATAGAGGACTCCCTTGAGGTGCTTAAGGTGTTTGAAGAAGGCATAGAGAGAGACTTCCCAGCAAAATCTCCATTCTTGAATGGAGGCACCTTGGGATTTCTCGATATTGTAGTGGGATCAAGTTCTTGCAATTTCAAAGCTTTTAATGAGGTATTTGCTGTGGTTTTCGACCCAGAGAAGAACCCTGCATTCTGCTCTTGGGTGACCGCTATGAAAGAATGCCCACTGATGAAGGAGACCCTCCCACCTCATGACCGTCTGGTTGCCAAGATATCCAAATTATTTCTGCAGCCACCTAAAGCTTGA
- the LOC100241433 gene encoding large ribosomal subunit protein eL34 — MVQRLTYRKRHSYATKSNQHRVVKTPGGKLVYQSTKKRANGPKCPVTGKRIQGIPHLRPAEYKRSRLPRNRRTVNRAYGGVLSGGAVRERIIRAFLVEEQKIVKKVLKIQKAKEKQASKS; from the exons ATGGTGCAACGTCTTACCTATCGCAAGCGGCACAGCTATGCCACTAAGTCCAACCAGCACAGGGTCGTCAAAACCCCAG GTGGAAAGCTGGTGTATCAGAGCACCAAGAAGAGGGCAAACGGTCCTAAGTGTCCTGTAACTGGAAAGAGGATTCAAGGG ATTCCTCACCTAAGACCTGCAGAATACAAGAGGTCTAGATTACCTAGGAACCGTAGGACTGTGAACCGTGCTTATGGGGGTGTGTTGTCTGGAGGTGCTGTGAGGGAAAG GATCATCAGAGCCTTCTTAGTGGAGGAGCAGAAAATTGTGAAGAAGGTTTTGAAGATTCAGAAGGCTAAGGAAAAGCAAGCCTCAAAGAGCTGA
- the LOC100263683 gene encoding uncharacterized protein LOC100263683, translated as MATKQFFILKSHLGFDKSLFYQFVCRTMFSFAGSFWVLVCTCTCCVFGSIIRYLFRFRVEDSSRKMDLLRERQIGSDCFENSEADENNGEREGPVITETASTANTSKYQFICGKDFRGFIEEPQTMSFTVQEFYAASNDGSISNSPDPNTEKDIRKVDLEVEDVNHVKGEDSAENFGCELNLEAEDIDHAKAEDSAECFGGGINLEAEDVDHSKAEDSAECFGGGIHLEAENVDHSKAEDSAECFGGGIHLEAENVDHSKAEDSAECFGGGIDLEAEDVDHSKAEDSTECIGTQLNLEEDDVDHAKTEDSAGSFRDEEALEEQEQEVFTQDELSERGWTGGSENTFLGNCHSSNEVSENYPFPLGSNHDLVDSGDGFIILDDVFNSVNDDPLLVGDVGEWLEKSTLLPIVTEKAGVVDNDPSMEENPSHDTNFLDQEADVKDIEDEYLELESQLQSSNDKELFSENDSRKVEDRYEEDIDLEGTNKVNSLEKSDEPSLQKSPSSSDSDDDSLWENLWEHGNLIEQLKLELKNVRTRGLPTILEESESPKIVDDLKPLKIEEKLEHKDRMEGIQKFYQRYADKMRKLDILNYQTVHAISFLQLKDPVQLNSNKTPSASALKSLLSQKTAKLRRLQDGPTLNLIRELKNDLEMIYVGQLCLSWEMLQWQYGKALELQEYDPDGFRQYSEVTSEFQQFQVLVQRFIENEPFQGPRVQCYVKNRYLIHKLLQVPAIKDDCIKDKKEMIETGQDAITIAMLTEAIEKSMHVFWDFLHADKHVKGLQGNQVDLQSPADVELLMDIQTGLHKKEKKLKELLRSKNCIVKRLQKHREDRLDRSLFFAKVELRLISRALNMSRLTTDQLAWCQKKLSQINIVNRKIHVEPSFMLFP; from the exons ATGGCCaccaaacaattttttatcCTCAAAAGCCATCTCGGTTTTGATAAAAGCCTTTTCTATCAGTTTGTGTGCAGAACCATGTTCAGCTTCGCTGGTTCTTTCTGGGTTTTGGTCTGCACTTGCACGTGTTGTGTTTTTGGATCCATAATCAGATATTTGTTCAG ATTTCGAGTTGAGGACAGTTCGAGAAAGATGGATTTGCTCCGAGAAAGGCAGATTGGTTCGGATTGCTTTGAGAATTCGGAAGCTGATGAGAACAACGGAGAAAGAGAGGGTCCTGTTATTACGGAAACTGCGTCCACTGCCAATACGAGTAAGTATCAGTTCATATGTGGGAAAGATTTCAGGGGCTTCATTGAAGAACCACAGACTATGAGCTTTACTGTCCAAGAATTTTATGCGGCCTCAAATGATGGCTCTATCAGCAATAGCCCAGATCCTAATACTGAAAAAGATATTCGGAAGGTTGATTTGGAAGTGGAGGATGTTAATCATGTAAAAGGAGAAGATTCTGCTGAAAATTTTGGTTGTGAGCTTAATTTAGAGGCAGAGGATATAGATCATGCAAAAGCAGAGGATTCTGCTGAGTGTTTTGGCGGTGGAATTAATTTAGAAGCAGAGGATGTCGATCATTCAAAAGCAGAGGATTCTGCTGAGTGTTTTGGCGGTGGAATTCATTTAGAAGCAGAGAATGTCGATCATTCAAAAGCAGAGGATTCTGCTGAGTGTTTTGGCGGTGGAATTCATTTAGAAGCAGAGAATGTCGATCATTCAAAAGCAGAGGATTCTGCTGAGTGTTTTGGCGGTGGAATTGATTTAGAAGCAGAGGATGTCGATCATTCAAAAGCAGAGGACTCTACTGAATGTATTGGTACTCAGCTCAATCTAGAAGAAGACGATGTTgatcatgcaaaaacagaggacTCTGCTGGAAGCTTTAGAGATGAAGAGGCTTTAGAGGAACAAGAACAAGAAGTATTTACACAAGATGAACTTTCCGAGAGGGGATGGACTGGTGGCTCAGAAAATACTTTTCTGGGTAATTGTCATTCCTCCAATGAGGTTTCTGAAAATTACCCTTTTCCTTTAGGTTCAAACCACGATTTGGTTGATTCAGGTGATGGGTTCATAATTCTGGACGATGTGTTTAATTCAGTTAATGATGACCCTTTGTTGGTTGGAGATGTCGGTGAATGGCTGGAGAAATCAACGCTTTTACCAATTGTCACGGAGAAGGCAGGAGTTGTTGATAACGATCCAAGTATGGAAGAAAATCCTTCACATGATACAAATTTTTTGGATCAGGAAGCAGATGTCAAAGATATTGAAGATGAATACTTAGAACTAGAATCTCAATTGCAAAGCTCCAATGACAAAGAACTTTTCTCTGAGAACGATTCCAGAAAAGTCGAGGACAGATATGAAGAGGACATAGACTTGGAAGGGACAAATAAAGTGAATAGTTTAGAAAAATCAGACGAACCCTCCTTGCAGAAGAGTCCATCTTCCTCAGATTCTGACGATGATAGCCTATGGGAGAACTTGTGGGAGCATGGAAATTTGATAGAACAGCTGAAATTGGAATTGAAAAATGTGAGAACCAGGGGGCTTCCCACTATATTAGAAGAATCCGAGTCTCCCAAGATTGTTGATGATCTAAAGCCATTGAAGattgaagaaaaattggagCACAAAGATCGAATGGAAGGGATTCAGAAATTCTACCAGCGGTATGCAGATAAAATGCGAAAACTGGATATCCTGAATTACCAAACTGTGCATGCAATCA GTTTCCTCCAGTTGAAGGACCCAGTCCAATTAAATTCAAACAAAACACCTTCAGCTTCAGCACTTAAATCTCTGCTCTCACAGAAGACAGCAAAGCTGAGAAGGCTCCAAGATGGCCCAACCCTGAATTTGATTAGagaattgaaaaatgatttggaaATGATATATGTGGGACAGCTGTGCCTTTCCTGGGAAATGCTCCAGTGGCAATATGGGAAAGCCCTAGAGCTGCAGGAATATGATCCTGATGGTTTTCGCCAATACAGTGAAGTTACCAGTGAATTTCAACAGTTTCAAGTACTTGTGCAAAGATTTATAGAAAATGAGCCATTTCAAGGACCCAGGGTACAGTGCTACGTTAAGAACAGATACCTTATCCATAAGCTTCTTCAAGTTCCAGCAATTAAAG ATGATTGCATCAAGGATAAGAAGGAAATGATAGAGACAGGGCAAGATGCAATTACAATTGCAATGCTAACAGAAGCCATTGAGAAATCTATGCACGTTTTCTGGGATTTTCTTCATGCCGACAAACACGTAAAGGGTCTTCAAGGAAACCAGGTTGATCTCCAAAGTCCTGCAGATGTAGAGCTCCTGATGGATATTCAAACGGGTCTTCATAAG AAGGAGAAAAAGCTGAAAGAGCTTTTGAGAAGCAAAAATTGCATAGTGAAGAGGCTTCAAAAGCATAGAGAAGATAGATTAGACCGCTCGCTCTTCTTTGCTAAGGTTGAGTTGAGACTGATTTCGAGAGCGCTTAACATGTCGAGATTGACAACAGATCAACTAGCATGGTGCCAAAAGAAACTAAGCCAAATCAACATTGTTAACCGAAAAATTCATGTAGAACCCTCATTTATGCTCTTCCCGTGA